In one Cupriavidus taiwanensis genomic region, the following are encoded:
- a CDS encoding ABC transporter permease, translating to MELFAYLQHGWPTLLRLTGEHLALVSSAVGLAILIGVPLGILITRFRALATPLLALATIVLTLPSIALFGLMIPVFARFGHALGYVPAVTAVFLYSLLPIMRNTYTALANVDPGIQEAGRGIGMTTWQRMRLVDLPLAVPVILGGVRTAVVMNIGVATIAAIIGAGGLGVLILQAISQSNMSKLAVGAVLVSLLAMVADALLQWLQRALTPKGIRL from the coding sequence ATGGAGTTGTTCGCATACCTGCAACACGGCTGGCCCACGCTGCTCAGGCTGACCGGCGAGCACCTGGCGCTGGTGAGCTCGGCGGTGGGACTGGCGATCCTGATCGGGGTGCCGCTGGGCATCCTGATCACGCGCTTCCGCGCACTGGCGACGCCGCTGCTGGCGCTGGCGACGATCGTGCTGACGCTGCCGTCGATCGCGCTGTTCGGGCTGATGATCCCGGTGTTCGCCCGCTTCGGCCACGCGCTCGGCTACGTGCCGGCGGTGACCGCGGTGTTCCTGTACTCGCTGCTGCCGATCATGCGCAACACCTACACCGCGCTGGCCAATGTCGACCCCGGCATCCAGGAAGCGGGCCGCGGCATCGGCATGACCACCTGGCAACGGATGCGGCTGGTGGACCTGCCGCTGGCGGTGCCGGTGATCCTCGGCGGCGTGCGCACCGCCGTGGTGATGAATATCGGGGTTGCCACCATCGCCGCCATCATCGGCGCGGGTGGCCTTGGGGTGCTGATCCTGCAGGCGATCAGCCAGAGCAACATGAGCAAGCTGGCGGTGGGCGCGGTCCTGGTCAGCCTGCTCGCCATGGTGGCGGACGCCTTGCTGCAGTGGTTGCAGCGGGCGCTGACGCCGAAAGGAATCCGGCTATGA
- a CDS encoding osmoprotectant ABC transporter ATP-binding protein OsmV, which translates to MIELDQLTKSFPQKDGTEMRAVDAVSLTVPRGEICVFLGPSGCGKTTTLKMINRLIEPTSGTVRIEGEDTRGLDGVTLRRKIGYVIQQIGLFPNMTIEENIMVVPRLLGWDFKQCRERARELMAMVQLDPNRLLSRYPRELSGGQQQRIGVIRALAADAPLLLMDEPFGAVDPINRESIQNEFLQMQRQLGKTVIMVSHDIDEAIKLADKVAVFRRGKLVQFDHPDALLAHPADEFVQAFVGHDNTLKRLLLVRAGDAATMPPSCRPGMPLAEALAVMDDADVRHLPVVDDAQVALGYVTRRDARAGQGLCRDAMRPFAATAAFDEHLRIVLSRMYQHNTSWLPVMGADGAYLGEVTQESIAGYLSSGRSRGQAGAPANPAAATPLRAAA; encoded by the coding sequence ATGATCGAACTCGACCAACTCACCAAGTCCTTCCCGCAGAAGGACGGCACCGAGATGCGCGCCGTCGACGCCGTCTCGCTGACGGTGCCGCGCGGCGAGATCTGCGTCTTCCTGGGCCCCTCGGGCTGCGGCAAGACCACCACGCTGAAGATGATCAACCGGCTGATCGAGCCGACCTCGGGCACGGTGCGCATCGAGGGCGAGGATACGCGTGGCCTCGATGGCGTGACGCTGCGTCGCAAGATCGGCTATGTGATCCAGCAGATCGGCCTGTTCCCCAACATGACCATCGAAGAGAACATCATGGTGGTGCCGCGCCTGCTGGGCTGGGACTTCAAGCAGTGCCGCGAGCGCGCGCGCGAGCTGATGGCGATGGTGCAGCTCGATCCCAACCGGCTGCTGTCGCGCTATCCGCGCGAGCTGTCCGGCGGGCAGCAGCAGCGCATCGGCGTGATCCGCGCGCTGGCCGCCGACGCGCCGCTGCTGCTGATGGACGAGCCCTTCGGCGCGGTCGACCCGATCAACCGCGAGAGCATCCAGAACGAGTTCCTGCAGATGCAGCGCCAGCTCGGCAAGACCGTGATCATGGTCTCGCACGATATCGACGAAGCCATCAAGCTGGCCGACAAGGTGGCGGTGTTCCGCCGTGGCAAGCTGGTGCAGTTCGACCACCCCGACGCGCTGCTGGCGCATCCCGCCGACGAGTTCGTGCAGGCCTTCGTCGGACATGACAACACGCTCAAGCGCCTGTTGCTGGTGCGCGCCGGCGATGCCGCCACCATGCCGCCGAGCTGCCGCCCCGGCATGCCGCTGGCCGAAGCCCTGGCGGTGATGGACGACGCCGACGTGCGCCACCTGCCGGTGGTGGACGACGCCCAGGTGGCGCTGGGCTACGTCACGCGCCGCGACGCGCGCGCGGGCCAGGGCCTGTGCCGCGACGCGATGCGCCCGTTCGCCGCCACGGCCGCGTTCGACGAGCACCTGCGCATCGTGCTGTCGCGCATGTACCAGCACAACACCAGCTGGCTGCCGGTGATGGGCGCCGATGGCGCCTATCTGGGCGAGGTCACGCAGGAATCGATCGCCGGCTACCTGAGCTCCGGCCGCTCGCGCGGCCAGGCCGGTGCGCCGGCGAACCCGGCCGCCGCCACGCCGCTGCGCGCGGCGGCCTGA
- a CDS encoding glycine zipper 2TM domain-containing protein, whose product MRIPSKTWLIVPVAAAAALAGCAAPYNSGYDQGYNTGSNAPPPGYQTPNASQAPAGAVYYGRVESIEPITTTQGSSGLLGTVIGGAAGGLLGHQIGGGSGQTAATIGGAVLGAVAGNQVEKRAGSNTQTVYRVNVRLDDGRLATVTQSNLGSLQVGMRARVANDMATPY is encoded by the coding sequence ATGCGAATCCCTAGCAAGACATGGCTGATCGTTCCGGTGGCCGCGGCGGCTGCGCTGGCCGGTTGTGCGGCGCCCTACAACAGCGGCTACGACCAGGGCTACAACACCGGCTCCAACGCGCCGCCTCCGGGTTACCAGACCCCCAACGCCTCGCAGGCCCCGGCCGGCGCGGTCTACTACGGCCGGGTTGAATCGATCGAACCGATCACCACCACGCAGGGCAGCTCGGGCCTGCTCGGCACCGTCATCGGCGGCGCCGCGGGCGGCTTGCTGGGCCACCAGATCGGCGGCGGGAGCGGCCAGACCGCAGCGACCATCGGCGGTGCCGTGCTCGGTGCCGTGGCCGGCAACCAGGTCGAGAAGCGCGCGGGCAGCAATACGCAGACGGTCTATCGCGTCAACGTGCGGCTCGATGACGGACGCCTCGCCACGGTGACGCAGTCCAACCTGGGCAGCCTGCAAGTGGGCATGCGCGCGCGCGTGGCCAACGACATGGCCACGCCGTACTGA
- the hemW gene encoding radical SAM family heme chaperone HemW encodes MIPIVPASAAMPVDSKQLWLKPGQISLPGSPPLSLYVHIPWCVRKCPYCDFNSHAAPGADSHEIPEDLYLDALRADLEQSLPLVWGRPVHTVFIGGGTPSLLSAAGMDRLLSDIRALLPLDADAEITMEANPGTFEADKFASYRASGINRLSIGIQSFNDRHLQALGRIHGGTEARRAIDIAQASFDNINLDLMYALPGQTLQECQADVEAALAYGTTHLSLYHLTLEPNTLFAKFPPALPDDDTAYEMQDWIEARTAAAGYRHYETSAYARPHREARHNLNYWRFGDYLGIGAGAHGKLSFPQRVLRQMRHKHPATYMAQAMAGNAVQEARDVGADELPFEFMLNALRLTDGVPASSFHDYTGLPLHTISRQLAEAEKKGLLEADLTTIRPTELGRRFLNDLQEMFLKD; translated from the coding sequence ATGATTCCGATCGTACCGGCCTCGGCGGCCATGCCCGTCGACAGCAAGCAGCTGTGGCTCAAGCCCGGGCAGATCAGCCTGCCCGGCTCGCCGCCGCTGTCGCTGTACGTGCATATCCCGTGGTGCGTGCGCAAGTGCCCGTATTGCGATTTCAATTCGCACGCCGCGCCCGGCGCCGACAGCCACGAGATTCCGGAAGACCTCTACCTTGACGCGCTGCGCGCCGACCTGGAGCAGTCGTTGCCGCTGGTATGGGGGCGCCCGGTGCATACGGTCTTTATCGGCGGCGGCACGCCCAGCCTGCTGTCGGCGGCGGGCATGGACCGGCTGCTGTCGGATATCCGCGCCCTGCTGCCGCTCGACGCCGATGCCGAGATCACGATGGAGGCCAATCCCGGCACCTTTGAAGCCGACAAGTTCGCCAGCTACCGCGCCAGCGGCATCAACCGGCTGTCGATCGGCATCCAGAGCTTCAACGACCGCCACCTGCAGGCACTGGGCCGCATCCACGGCGGCACCGAAGCGCGCCGCGCCATCGACATCGCCCAGGCCAGCTTCGACAACATCAACCTGGACCTGATGTACGCGCTGCCGGGCCAGACCCTCCAGGAATGCCAGGCGGACGTCGAGGCCGCGCTGGCCTACGGCACCACGCACCTGTCGCTGTACCACCTGACGCTGGAGCCGAACACGCTGTTCGCGAAATTTCCGCCAGCGCTGCCCGACGACGACACCGCGTACGAGATGCAGGACTGGATCGAAGCGCGCACCGCCGCGGCGGGCTATCGGCACTACGAGACCTCGGCCTATGCCAGGCCGCATCGCGAGGCGCGCCACAACCTGAACTACTGGCGCTTCGGCGACTACCTTGGCATCGGCGCCGGCGCGCACGGCAAGCTGTCGTTCCCGCAGCGCGTGCTGCGCCAGATGCGGCACAAGCATCCGGCGACCTACATGGCGCAGGCCATGGCCGGCAACGCGGTGCAGGAAGCGCGCGACGTCGGCGCTGACGAGCTGCCGTTCGAGTTCATGCTCAACGCGCTGCGCCTGACCGACGGCGTGCCGGCCTCGAGCTTCCACGACTACACCGGGCTGCCGCTGCACACCATCAGCCGGCAGTTGGCCGAGGCCGAGAAAAAAGGCTTGCTGGAAGCCGACCTGACCACCATCCGCCCCACCGAGCTGGGCCGGCGCTTTCTCAACGACCTGCAGGAGATGTTCCTGAAGGACTGA
- the rdgB gene encoding RdgB/HAM1 family non-canonical purine NTP pyrophosphatase → MQRLVLASNNPGKLREFGALLAPLGFDVVTQGELGIPEAEEPFATFVENALAKARHASRLAGLPALADDSGICVQALGGAPGVYSARYAQMAGQARSDTANNAYLVSQLAGKLNRHAYYYCVLVFVRHAEDPCPIIAEGVWHGEVVDAPRGAGGFGYDPHFLLPALGKTAAELPPEEKNRVSHRAQALRALVARLQAEAAEPVTR, encoded by the coding sequence ATGCAACGCCTGGTACTGGCCTCCAACAATCCCGGCAAGCTGCGCGAATTCGGCGCACTGCTGGCCCCGCTCGGCTTTGACGTGGTGACCCAGGGCGAGCTCGGCATCCCCGAGGCCGAAGAACCCTTTGCCACTTTCGTCGAGAACGCGCTGGCCAAGGCCCGTCATGCCAGCCGGCTCGCCGGCCTGCCCGCGCTGGCGGACGACTCCGGCATCTGCGTGCAGGCGCTGGGCGGCGCGCCCGGGGTCTATTCCGCCCGCTATGCGCAGATGGCGGGGCAGGCCCGGTCGGATACGGCCAACAACGCCTACTTGGTCTCGCAGCTGGCCGGCAAGCTCAACCGCCACGCGTACTACTACTGCGTGCTGGTGTTCGTGCGCCACGCCGAGGACCCGTGCCCGATCATCGCCGAAGGGGTGTGGCATGGCGAGGTCGTCGACGCGCCGCGCGGCGCCGGCGGCTTCGGCTATGACCCGCACTTCCTGCTGCCGGCGCTGGGCAAGACCGCGGCGGAGCTGCCGCCGGAAGAGAAGAACCGCGTCAGCCACCGCGCCCAGGCGCTGCGCGCACTGGTGGCCCGGCTGCAGGCCGAGGCCGCGGAGCCTGTCACGCGATGA
- the rph gene encoding ribonuclease PH: MRPSGRAADALRSISLTRHYTRHAEGSVLCAFGDTKVLCTASVLAKVPPHKKGSGEGWVTAEYGMLPRATHTRSDREAARGKQTGRTQEIQRLIGRAMRSVFDLAALGEHTLHLDCDVLQADGGTRTAAITGAFVAAHDAVATMLRDGLIATSPIRDHVAAVSVGMVDGVPVLDLDYAEDSNCDTDMNVVMTGSGGFVEVQGTAEGAPFSRADLDAMTRLAEAGIARLVQRQREALGLA, translated from the coding sequence ATGCGACCCAGCGGCCGCGCAGCCGATGCGCTGCGTTCCATCAGCCTTACCCGCCACTACACCCGCCACGCCGAAGGCTCCGTGCTGTGCGCCTTCGGCGATACCAAGGTGCTGTGCACCGCCAGCGTGCTGGCCAAGGTGCCGCCGCACAAGAAAGGCAGCGGCGAAGGCTGGGTCACGGCCGAATACGGCATGCTGCCGCGCGCCACGCATACGCGTTCCGACCGCGAGGCCGCGCGCGGCAAGCAGACCGGCCGCACCCAGGAAATCCAGCGCCTGATCGGCCGCGCCATGCGCTCGGTGTTCGACCTGGCGGCGCTGGGCGAACACACCCTCCACCTCGACTGCGACGTGCTGCAGGCCGACGGCGGCACCCGCACCGCGGCCATCACCGGCGCCTTTGTCGCCGCCCATGACGCGGTCGCGACCATGCTGCGCGACGGCCTGATCGCCACCAGCCCGATCCGCGACCATGTCGCCGCGGTCTCGGTCGGCATGGTCGACGGCGTGCCGGTGCTGGACCTCGACTACGCCGAGGACAGCAACTGCGACACCGACATGAACGTGGTCATGACCGGCAGCGGCGGCTTTGTCGAGGTGCAGGGCACCGCCGAAGGCGCGCCCTTCAGCCGCGCCGACCTCGACGCCATGACGCGCCTGGCCGAAGCCGGCATCGCCCGCCTGGTGCAACGCCAGCGCGAAGCGCTGGGCCTGGCCTGA
- a CDS encoding PP2C family protein-serine/threonine phosphatase, which produces MRFSVYQESRKGGRRINQDRMGYCFTRDALLMVLADGLGGHAHGEVAAQQALQTLARQFQLQARPAVRNPAEFLQDTIMLAHREIHRYAEANQMADVPRTTVVCCLVQHGQIHWAHAGDSRYYLLRKGRLLTRTRDHSKIENLLQQERVLPMEVANHPERNKLYNCLGSPNLPLIDLGGPVRLDPGDVALLCSDGLWGPLDEPVLVDKLSRLSVVQAVPALIDQALQQAGEGADNTTGIAMMWELDNNTAGQDAVMTDTLPLNAFTTSILERTGTDSDLLSEEEIERSIAEIRAAIDKTSNLMR; this is translated from the coding sequence ATGCGATTCTCTGTCTACCAGGAAAGCAGGAAAGGCGGCCGCCGCATCAACCAGGACCGCATGGGCTATTGCTTCACGCGCGACGCGCTGCTGATGGTGCTGGCCGACGGCCTGGGCGGCCACGCCCACGGCGAAGTTGCCGCGCAGCAGGCCCTGCAGACGCTGGCGCGCCAGTTCCAGCTGCAGGCGCGGCCCGCGGTGCGCAACCCGGCCGAGTTCCTGCAGGACACCATCATGCTGGCGCACCGCGAGATCCACCGTTATGCCGAGGCCAACCAGATGGCCGACGTACCCCGCACCACGGTGGTCTGCTGCCTGGTGCAGCACGGCCAGATCCACTGGGCACATGCCGGCGATTCGCGCTATTACCTGCTGCGCAAGGGCCGGCTGCTGACGCGCACGCGCGACCACTCCAAGATCGAGAACCTGTTGCAGCAGGAGCGCGTGCTGCCGATGGAGGTGGCCAACCACCCCGAGCGCAACAAGCTCTACAACTGCCTGGGCTCCCCCAACCTGCCGCTGATCGACCTGGGCGGGCCGGTGCGACTGGACCCGGGCGACGTCGCCCTGCTGTGCTCCGACGGCCTGTGGGGCCCACTGGACGAGCCGGTGCTGGTGGACAAGCTGTCGCGGCTGTCGGTGGTGCAGGCGGTGCCGGCGCTGATCGACCAGGCGCTGCAGCAGGCCGGCGAAGGTGCCGACAACACCACCGGCATCGCCATGATGTGGGAGCTGGACAACAACACCGCCGGCCAGGATGCGGTGATGACCGACACCCTGCCGCTCAATGCCTTCACCACTTCGATCCTGGAGCGCACCGGCACCGACAGCGACCTGCTGTCCGAGGAAGAGATCGAGCGCTCCATCGCCGAGATCCGCGCCGCCATCGACAAGACCAGCAACCTGATGCGGTGA
- a CDS encoding serine/threonine protein kinase — translation MTEPKGTPQPKSAPLPVGTLLSNYRIVKKLASGGFSFVYLATDETGAPVAIKEYLPSSLARRNPGELIPVVPEENAAAFRLGLKYFFEEGRSLARISHPSVVRVVNFFRENATVYMVMNYELGKTLQEHVLAARQQGRAKVLREHFIRKVFHDLMSGLREVHIHKLLHLDIKPGNIYLREDESPILLDFGAARQTLTMEAARFQPMYTPGFAAPELYGKHTDLGPWTDIYSLGATLYACMAGLPPQEANQREKDDRMGEALMRLRSSYTNGLVDLVEWCLRLEPSGRPQSVFRLQKELREQTNALGEQALAPATQAPATAAAPPEKAPATSRFLTLLRRRDEPAPGASVD, via the coding sequence ATGACAGAGCCAAAGGGCACGCCACAACCGAAGAGTGCACCGCTGCCCGTCGGCACGCTGCTGTCCAACTATCGTATTGTAAAGAAGTTGGCCAGCGGGGGGTTCAGTTTCGTCTACCTGGCCACCGACGAAACCGGCGCGCCGGTCGCCATCAAGGAGTACCTGCCGTCGTCGCTGGCGCGGCGCAACCCGGGCGAACTGATCCCCGTGGTGCCCGAGGAAAACGCCGCGGCGTTCCGGCTGGGCCTGAAGTACTTCTTCGAAGAGGGCCGCTCGCTGGCCCGCATTTCCCATCCCAGCGTGGTGCGCGTGGTGAACTTCTTCCGCGAGAACGCCACCGTCTACATGGTGATGAACTACGAGCTGGGCAAGACGCTGCAGGAACACGTGCTGGCGGCCCGGCAGCAGGGGCGCGCCAAGGTGCTGCGCGAGCATTTCATCCGCAAGGTCTTCCACGACCTGATGAGCGGCCTGCGCGAAGTGCATATCCACAAGCTGCTGCACCTGGACATCAAGCCCGGCAACATCTACCTGCGCGAGGACGAGTCGCCGATCCTGCTGGATTTCGGCGCGGCGCGGCAGACCCTGACCATGGAGGCGGCGCGCTTCCAGCCGATGTACACGCCTGGCTTTGCCGCGCCGGAACTGTACGGCAAGCACACTGACCTGGGCCCGTGGACCGACATCTACAGCCTGGGCGCGACGCTCTACGCCTGCATGGCCGGATTGCCGCCGCAGGAAGCCAACCAGCGCGAAAAGGACGACCGCATGGGCGAGGCACTGATGCGGCTGCGCAGCAGCTACACCAATGGCCTGGTCGACCTGGTCGAGTGGTGCCTGAGGCTGGAGCCGTCGGGACGCCCGCAGAGCGTATTCCGGCTGCAGAAGGAGTTGCGCGAGCAGACCAACGCGCTGGGCGAGCAGGCGCTGGCGCCCGCGACCCAGGCGCCCGCCACCGCCGCCGCGCCGCCGGAAAAAGCGCCCGCGACCTCGCGCTTCCTGACGTTGCTGCGCCGGCGTGACGAGCCGGCTCCCGGCGCAAGCGTCGACTGA
- a CDS encoding YicC/YloC family endoribonuclease codes for MIHSMTGYGLATRQAPLTNAQGEPSGRTASVSVEFRTVNSRFLDLLFRAPEECRAFEPALREMLMAELSRGKLECRINLQRTDAGGATLALNDGLLAQIRALETTVAATFSTAGTLRMGEILRWPGVLVEPELSQEALREAVLGAAREALEQLLEARRREGDALKATLTERIDAMLAIVERLTPTIPQLIAHHQEKLTERLQEAFNLAAPNGMPSMNRDEIAERIRQEATVYGIRIDIAEELSRLQAHLNETRHILKKGGQVGKRLDFMMQELNREANTLGSKAAAKELADASMELKLLIEQMREQVQNLE; via the coding sequence ATGATCCACAGCATGACAGGCTACGGCCTGGCGACGCGCCAGGCGCCATTGACCAACGCGCAGGGCGAGCCCAGCGGGCGCACCGCGTCCGTCTCGGTGGAATTCCGCACTGTCAATTCGCGTTTCCTCGACCTGTTGTTCCGGGCCCCCGAGGAGTGCCGCGCGTTCGAGCCGGCGTTGCGCGAGATGCTGATGGCCGAGCTGTCGCGCGGCAAGCTGGAATGCCGCATCAACCTGCAGCGCACCGATGCCGGCGGCGCCACGCTGGCGCTGAACGACGGGCTGCTGGCGCAGATCCGCGCGCTCGAAACCACCGTGGCCGCCACCTTCAGCACTGCCGGCACGTTGCGCATGGGCGAGATCCTGCGCTGGCCCGGCGTGCTGGTCGAGCCCGAGCTGTCGCAGGAGGCGCTGCGCGAGGCCGTGCTTGGCGCCGCGCGCGAGGCGCTCGAGCAGCTGCTGGAAGCGCGCCGCCGCGAGGGCGACGCGCTCAAGGCCACGCTGACGGAGCGCATCGACGCCATGCTGGCGATCGTCGAGCGCCTGACCCCGACCATCCCGCAGCTGATCGCGCACCACCAGGAAAAGCTGACCGAGCGCCTGCAGGAAGCCTTCAACCTGGCCGCGCCCAACGGCATGCCGTCGATGAACCGCGACGAGATCGCCGAGCGCATCCGCCAGGAAGCCACCGTCTACGGCATCCGCATCGATATCGCCGAAGAATTGTCGCGGCTGCAGGCCCACCTGAACGAAACGCGCCATATCCTGAAGAAGGGCGGCCAGGTCGGCAAGCGCCTGGACTTCATGATGCAGGAGCTCAACCGCGAGGCCAACACGCTGGGCTCCAAGGCCGCCGCCAAGGAGCTGGCCGATGCCTCGATGGAGCTCAAGCTGCTGATCGAGCAGATGCGCGAGCAGGTCCAGAATCTAGAGTAA
- the gmk gene encoding guanylate kinase produces MSQTSPSAANPTSPATSHTAIDTVYPGNLFMVVAPSGAGKSTLVNALLAQDPAIRLSISHTTRAPRPGEEDGREYHFVTVDAFRAARDRGDFLEWAEVHGNYYATSRVWIEQQMAQGNDVLLEIDWQGAQQVHQRFSNAVEIFILPPSLTALEERLKKRGQDEPNVIVRRLLAAGSEMAHASESDYVIINEVFDDALEQLRNVISATRLRFSSQKARHAELFIELGIH; encoded by the coding sequence ATGAGCCAAACTTCTCCATCGGCCGCCAATCCGACCTCCCCGGCGACCTCCCACACGGCCATCGACACGGTCTATCCCGGCAACCTCTTCATGGTGGTGGCGCCCTCGGGCGCGGGCAAGTCGACGCTGGTCAACGCGCTGCTGGCGCAGGACCCGGCCATCCGCCTGTCGATCTCGCACACCACGCGTGCACCGCGCCCAGGCGAGGAGGACGGCCGCGAGTATCACTTCGTGACGGTCGATGCGTTCCGCGCCGCGCGCGACCGCGGCGATTTCCTGGAATGGGCCGAAGTGCACGGCAACTACTACGCGACCTCGCGCGTGTGGATCGAGCAGCAGATGGCGCAAGGCAACGACGTGCTGCTCGAGATCGACTGGCAGGGCGCGCAGCAGGTGCACCAGCGCTTTTCCAACGCGGTGGAGATCTTCATCCTGCCGCCGTCGCTGACCGCGCTGGAAGAGCGCCTGAAAAAGCGCGGCCAGGACGAGCCCAACGTGATCGTGCGCCGCCTGCTGGCCGCGGGCAGCGAAATGGCCCACGCCTCGGAGTCGGACTACGTCATCATCAACGAGGTGTTCGACGATGCGCTGGAGCAGCTGCGCAACGTGATCAGCGCCACGCGGCTGCGCTTTTCGTCGCAGAAGGCGCGGCATGCGGAGCTGTTCATCGAGCTGGGCATCCACTGA
- the rpoZ gene encoding DNA-directed RNA polymerase subunit omega translates to MARITVEDCLKHIPNRFELALAATYRARQLVQGHTPKVEAKDKPTVVALREIASGQVGIEMLKKVPT, encoded by the coding sequence ATGGCGCGTATTACCGTCGAAGATTGTCTGAAACACATTCCGAATCGTTTCGAGCTCGCGCTGGCGGCCACGTACCGTGCGCGCCAGCTGGTGCAGGGCCACACGCCCAAGGTCGAAGCGAAGGACAAGCCGACCGTGGTGGCACTGCGCGAGATCGCGTCGGGCCAGGTCGGCATCGAGATGCTGAAAAAGGTCCCGACCTGA